A single window of Nematostella vectensis chromosome 4, jaNemVect1.1, whole genome shotgun sequence DNA harbors:
- the LOC5513072 gene encoding vesicular inhibitory amino acid transporter, producing MTYIESTKAKINRGYTAVPGDGKEKAIHSNEARQERDVNDGTTSTWRATLNTINYMEGSGFVALPYAVARGGLAGALGFILVPIIFTYTAHIMVDCLYEGGRYTEKKRVRSSYEEIATAVWPPAGYMLNTLFVFSFFDHLTSYNLVSSSLLAGLQTPGVDISQRYWSIIIGAVVLPTLFIKTFRSIAWLSLLATAALLLALLTVIVYDFHNYKSWDFNSLLFWDLQGFLLAINISAFSNGIHASVISFEKSMLHKSQFSLALAISYTSTCIIKTAFAVLGFLAFKANTSEVVILNIPQGTMRTVVIITTVVSTMSGYPLVVQLLISIIEKRKIGEFLSARLSPLAFFVISRVAIVVITTLAAICIPHFALWTSLGGSVVSYALSLFFPAALHLGLRLDQGLPTWQLLADWFCVVFAMAGSVLGVYSAVKAIVLQAF from the coding sequence GCACGTGGAGAGCGACACTGAACACCATCAACTACATGGAAGGTTCGGGGTTCGTGGCCTTACCGTACGCAGTAGCACGAGGGGGACTCGCCGGAGCTCTGGGGTTTATACTCGTCCCGATCATATTTACGTACACGGCTCATATCATGGTGGATTGTTTGTACGAAGGAGGGAGATACACTGAAAAGAAAAGAGTGCGTTCAAGTTATGAAGAGATCGCAACGGCCGTATGGCCTCCAGCAGGATACATGCTCAAtacattatttgttttctcattttttGACCATTTGACATCTTATAACTTAGTGTCTAGCTCACTTCTGGCAGGCTTGCAGACTCCTGGTGTGGATATAAGTCAGAGGTATTGGTCCATCATTATCGGAGCGGTTGTTTTACCCACGTTATTTATTAAGACGTTTCGGTCGATAGCGTGGCTAAGCCTTCTCGCGACGGCTGCCCTGTTGTTGGCGCTTCTTACGGTCATCGTTTACGATTTCCACAATTACAAGTCTTGGGATTTCAACTCATTGCTATTTTGGGATTTGCAGGGTTTTCTTCTTGCGATCAACATTTCGGCATTCTCCAATGGCATACATGCGAGTGTTATAAGTTTTGAGAAAAGTATGTTACACAAATCCCAGTTTTCTCTGGCCTTAGCTATTTCTTATACTTCAACGTGTATTATAAAAACCGCGTTTGCCGTCTTAGGTTTTCTCGCATTCAAAGCCAACACCAGCGAAGTAGTCATCTTGAATATCCCCCAGGGTACCATGCGAACCGTGGTCATCATCACAACTGTCGTCAGTACCATGTCAGGATACCCTTTGGTAGTTCAATTGCTAATAAGCATTATAGAAAAGAGGAAAATTGGAGAATTTCTTAGTGCCCGGCTTTCGCCTTTAGCTTTTTTTGTGATTTCACGTGTTGCTATCGTAGTTATAACAACTTTAGCCGCAATATGCATTCCCCACTTTGCGCTTTGGACATCTCTTGGTGGGAGTGTTGTGTCTTACGCCTTGAGTCTCTTTTTCCCGGCCGCGCTGCATCTCGGGTTAAGACTTGACCAAGGTCTGCCCACGTGGCAGCTGCTTGCTGATTGGTTCTGTGTTGTATTTGCAATGGCTGGGTCCGTGTTGGGTGTTTACAGCGCAGTTAAAGCAATTGTGCTGCAAGCATTCTAA